AACTGATTCATATGATTTCTAATTGAGAATAGAGAGAACTGAGTAGAGCAGATTTACTCAGTTTTTTTATTACGAAAATAAAATTGTTACTTTTTTTTAGTTCTAAAAAATGGTATAATTAAAAAATATTTAGTAAAAAAGGAGTAAAAATGGGAATAAGATATAATAAAATAGAGGATAAACATCAGAGAGAGATAGTATTGCTAAAAAGCTTTCCTTGTAAATATGGAAAGTGTAGTTTTTGTAACTATATAGAGGATAACTCTTTAGATGAAAAAGAGATAGATAGAGTAAATTTAGAGGTGCTACAGGAGGTAACAGGAGAGTATGGAGTTTTAGAGGTAATAAACTCTGGTTCTGTTTTTGAGTTAACACAGAGAACCTTAGCTGAGATAAAAAAAGTAGTGTTGGAAAAAAATATAAAAACTCTTTATTTTGAGATCTACTATGGATATATTAAGAGATTGAAGGAGATTAGAGAGTACTTTTCAGGAATAGAGATTAGATTTAGAATGGGGCTTGAAACATTTGATAATAGATATAGAATAGAAGGGTACAATAAGAATTTCTCTTTGAATGAGGAACAACTAGAAGAGATAGGAAAAGAGGTCTACTCTGTATGCTTACTCATCTGTACAAAGGGGCAGACCAAAGAGATGATAGATAGAGATATCGAGCTTGGTTTGAGATATTTTAGAGGGATAACAATTAACATATTCATAGATAATGGTACAGTGGTAAAAAGAGATGAAGAGTTAGTGAGATGGTTTATAAAAAAATACTCATACTTGACAGATGATGATAGAGTGGAACTTTTAATTGATAATAAAGATTTAGGAGTATTTGAACAGTAGTTTGATTTTTTCAACTAAATGTGCTATGATTAAGTTAGTTGCTCTAGTAGCTCACTAGGCAGAGCACTTGCATGGTAAGCAAGAGGTAGGTGGTTCGAATCCACTCTGGAGCACCATAAAAAAATATCTAGATCGGTAACATATGTTACCGATTTTTTTTTAATTTTAATGTACTATATTAGTGAAGTAAATTTAAGGAGGTAGTTTTTATGTGTAATGGAAAGATGTTTTGTTATCAATGTCAAGAGACAGCTCAAGGCAAGGGTTGTTCAATTGTAGGTGTATGTGGGAAAAAGGCAGAAACAGCTAATTTACAAGATCTGTTAATATATATTACAAAAAGTGTAGCTATCTGTAGCTCAATTTTAAGAAGAAGAGAGAGTATTTCAAGAGAGGTAGAGAGATACCTAATCAATTCACTATTTATCACAATAACTAATGCTAACTTTGATGATGAGGCTATTATAGCTGAGATAAGAAAAGGATTGAAATTGAGAGAGGAATTGAAATCAAAATTGCTTGAGAGTGAAAATGTAGAGCTTGAAAAGTATGGAGAGATAGTTTCAGTAACTATAAATAGTGATGAGGAGATATTGGAATATTCTAAGAGAAAAGAGGTTGGAATCTTAAGAAGTGAAAACGAGGATATAAGATCGTTGAGAGAGCTATTGACATATGGATTAAAGGGTATGGGAGCTTATGCTGAACATGCTATGAATTTAGGAAAAGTAGATAGTGATATAATTGCCTTTGTGGAAAAAGGGTTGATAGCAACTTTAGATGATACAATGACAGGTGAAGAGTTAACAGCCTTAGTCTTAGAGTGTGGAAACTATGGAGTGAAGGTAATGGCTCTTTTAGATGAGGCAAATACCTCAGCTTTTGGAAATCCTGTAATTACAAAGGTAAATATAGGAGTAGGGTCAAGACCGGGAATACTTATAAGTGGACACGATTTAAATGACTTGAAACAGTTATTGGAGCAGAGTGAGAATAGTGGAGTGGATATCTATACTCATTCTGAGATGTTACCAGGACATTACTATCCAGAATTAAAAAAATATCCACACTTTTTTGGAAACTATGGAAATGCTTGGTGGAAACAGAAGGAGGAGTTTGAGAAATTTAATGGACCAATAGTGTTTACAACAAACTGTATAGTTCCACCTTCAAAGGAGTCAACTTACCAAGATAGAGTATTTACAACTAATGCAGCTGGTTATCCAGGATGGAAAAGAGTTAAGATAAACAAAGATGGAAGTAAGGATTTTTCAGAAGTAATAGAGTTGGCAAAAAAGTGTAAATCTCCTACAGAATTGGAAAAAGGAGAGATAGTTGGTGGATTTGCACACAATCAAGTACTAGCTCTAGCAGATAAAGTTATAGAGAATGTAAAATCAGGAGCAATTAAGAGATTTGTGGTAATGGCTGGTTGTGATGGAAGAATGAATAGTAGAAATTACTATACAGAATTTGCTGAAAAGTTGCCAAAAGACACAGTTATTTTAACTGCTGGTTGTGCAAAATATAAGTATAATAAATTAAATCTAGGAGAGATAAATGGTATTCCAAGAGTACTAGATGCTGGACAGTGTAATGATTCCTACTCACTAGCTGTGATTGCTCTAAAATTGAAGGAAGTTTTTGGATTAAATGACATAAACGAGTTACCAATTGTCTATAATATAGCTTGGTATGAACAAAAAGCTGTAATAGTATTACTTGCTCTACTATATTTAGGAGTGAAAAATATACACTTAGGACCAACACTACCAGCTTTTCTATCTCCAAATGTGGCTAAAGTCTTAGTTGATAATTTTGGAATTGCTGGGATAGGAAGTGTAGATGAAGATTTAGAAAAATTTAATTTGAGATAGTTATATACTTATATAGTTTGAAGTGTTTTGAAATAATCATAAAAATACCTCTTTAAATCGTTGACAATATGTGTATCATAATATATAATATGTTGTATATGTGATACTAATATTAAAATAATTTGGGAGGTATTTTTTATATGAAAAAAAGACTGATAAGTATGATTTCAGCTTTATCACTTCTTTTTACAGCTAGCTATGGAGCAGAGGTAGAGGGAGTTGGAAAAGGTTATAAAGGGGATATTAAAGTAGGAGTTACATATGAGGGTAACGAGATAAAAGAGGTAAAAGTATTAGAACATCAAGAGACTAACTTTACTAAAAGAGCTATGAAAGAGATCACTAAGAATATAGTGGCTACTCAAAATGTAGATGTAGACAACGTAGCAGGAGCAACTTATACATCTGAGGGGATAAAAGAGGCTGTTAAATCTGCAATGGCAACAGCTGGAATAGTATTAAATAGCAAATCAGCAGTAAAAGAGGAGAAGGTGGCTTTAACTGATACTACAACTGATGTGGTAGTAGTAGGTGGAGGAGGTGCTGGACTTACAGCAGCTATCTCAGCTAAAGAAAAGGGAGTAAATGTAATACTGGTTGAAAAAATGGCAATGTTAGGTGGAAACACTAACTATGCAACAGCTGGAATAAATGCAGCTAACTCAAAATTACAGCAAAAATTAGGAATTGAAGATAGTTCAGAACTATTTTACCAAGATACATTAAAAGGTGGAAAGAATAAAAATAATCCTGAACTTTTAAAAACTATGACAGATAGATCTGGAGATATTATCACTTGGTTAGTAGATAGAGGAGCTGATCTAACAGAGGTAACTTATACAGGTGGTCAAAGTGTAAAAAGAATCCATAGACCAACAGGGGGAAAAGCTGTAGGACCTATGATTGTAGAGACATTAGGAAATGTAGCTGAAAAAGAGGGAATAGATATTAGACTTGAGAGTTCAGTAAAAGAGATATTAAAAGATGGAGATAAAGTAGTAGGTGTAAAAGTAGAACATAAGGGAGAGGTTTACACTATACATGCTAAAGCTGTAGTAATGGCAACAGGTGGATTTGGAGCTAACTCAAAAATGGTAGCTAAATATAAACCAGAGTTAAAGGATTTTGGATCAACAAATAGCCCAGCTATAACAGGAGAGGGAATAGCTATGGTTGAATCTGTGGGAGGAACATTAGTAGATATGACAGAGATACAAACTCACCCAACAGTTGTTCATCACAATACAGCTATGATAACAGAGGCTGTTAGAGGAGAGGGAGCTATCCTTGTAAATAGAAAAGGAGAGAGATTTATCAATGAGCTAGAGACAAGAGACGTGGTTTCTAAAGCGGAGTTAGCTCAAGATGGTAAGAGTGCTTTCTTAGTATTTGATGAATCTATAAGAGAGAAACTAGGGGCTATAAACAACTACATTAAAAAAGGTTATGCTATATCTGGTAACTCATTAGATGAATTAGCTGAAAAAATAGGAGTGGATAAGAAAAATCTTAATGCTACTATGAATAAGTACAATGAGTACGTAAAAGCTGGAAAAGATACAGAGTTCAATAAGAATATTCTACCAAGAGAGTTAGGAAAAGCTCCTTTCTATGCAATTGAGGTTTCACCTGCTGTACACCATACAATGGGAGGAGTTTCTATCAATAGTTCTGCTGAAGTGTTGACAGCTGATGGAAAGGTAATAAAAGGACTTTATGCAGCTGGAGAGATAACTGGTGGAGTACATGGAGCTAACAGAATAGGTGGAAACGCTATGACAGATATAACTGTATTTGGAAATATAGCTGGAAATAATGCAGCTGAATACTCTAAGAATAACTAATATAAATTAAATAGAAAATTGTTAGAAAAGGAGAAGATTTTACTTTGAGTAAGATTTTCTCCTTTTTATAGCTTTATGAGGTAAAATATGCTAGAATTACCTTATATTAGAGAGTGAAAGGGAGTTTGAATGAGAGTATTGATAACAGGGGCAACAGGTGGAATTGGAGAGGCTTTAATTCAGGTATTTGCCTCAGAGGGTTATGAGATTATAGCAGTAGGAAGGAATAGAGAGAAGTTAGAAGAGTTGGAGAAAAGATTTCCCAAAAGGGTAGTGGGATATTCAGTAGATCTAGAGAGTAGTGATGAGATAGATAGATTTTTTGAGAGTGTGGATAATTTGGATATCAATATACTTATCAATGGGTCAGGAGTTGGAGAGATAGGATATTTTGAAGATATTTCATATTCAGATTTAAAGAGTATGCTTGATACAAATGTGTTGGCTCTGACTAAGTTTACAAAGTATTTTTATGATAAGATGGTAAAAAAAGGAGAGGGACATATTATAAATATATCTTCAACTGCTGGATTTCAGCAAGGTGGTGCTCTTATGAGTGCCTATTATGCAACCAAAGCTTATGTGAATTCACTAACTTTATCTATCTATGAGGAGGGAAGAGAAAAGGGGGTAAAAGTGACTCTCTTAGCTCCAGGACCTACTAAAACAAATTTTAAAGGAATGGATAAGAAGTTGACCAGCTTTGAAAAACTCTATGTAACTACAGCTGAAGAGGTAGCAAAAGAGTTGTGGAGTGGGTTAAAAAGAGAGAAGTTGATAGTTATTCCTGGAAGAATAAATAGGATTTTATATTTTATAGATAAGTTTATCCCATTGAAATTAAAACTAAAATTAGTGAAGAGGGTACAGATGAAAAAAATAGAAAAAATATTTTCGTTTTAGTAAAAAAGTGATATAATAATTTTATTAAAAAGTGGAGGGGATTATGAAAAAAATTTATCTCATGTTGATCTTGATAGTGACATTGTGTAGTTGTTCTTACTTTCAGGTAAAAGATGCAATAAAAGAGGCAGATAGAGGAAATTATGTGGCATCTCTAAATAGTTTATTAAGTGTTTTGAGAGAGGACAGCGAGGATAGACGTGCTTTAGATGCTTTTGAATTGATCTATCCAAGTGCTGAAAAGAAGTATTATGATGAGCTGGATCTCTCAAGAGGAATTGATATAGTGAGATATACCAAGGCTCTATTAAATCTTTTGAGAGTGCAAGAGGCATACTATAATTTACCTGAAATTAGTAAAAAATCTGTGGCAGTTGTGAAACCTCCAATACAGGAGAGAAACTCTATAAAAAAGGAGTTAGCTCAAAATTTTTATGATTTAGGTATGAGAATGAAACCTGTGACATATGAGGAGAAATTGAGAACATATGGATATTTTTCACAGGCTAAAAAATATGACTTGAATGGAAGAAAAGATATTAAGAGTAAGTATAACTCTAGTAGAGAGAGTGCCTTAGGAAGATTCTATCTGAATTTTACAGGGGAGAGAAGATACTTTGTGGACAGTTCAAAGGAGAGAGTACAAAAGAATTTGGAGAGTTATCCACTATTTTCTTTAGGTAATAGTAAAAATTATAATTTGAGATATGATGTAAATATCTCTAATGTAAATTATCTACCACCCAAAACTATGAGTTATAGTGGAGTAGATAGTTATATTGAGAAAGTTATAAAAAAAGTGATGGAAAAAGTAGTTGAAACAAAGGTAGTAGATGGAAAAACAGTGCAGATTGAAAAGTGGGTTCCTGTGGAGAAAGTAGTAGAGGTAGAGGTATTTTATAGATATGTTGAGTATATTAAAGAGACATCTATGAGTTATGACCTTTCATATGCACTTAAAGAGAAGAATGGAACAGTGATAAAAGAGAATAAGAAAAAAATAGCATTTAAAGATAGAGTAAATTGGGTTGAGTACTATCCGTTAAATCCAATACTTGGGTTTAGACCAATTAATTTCCCAGTTAGTGAGTATGAAAAATATGTGTTGAGTAGGGAAGCTATGGAGGAGAAGGTATTACAACTTGGAAATGATGAGCTAGATGGAGTGTTAAAAGAGTTAGATTCAAATAGAATAATTGATTGGTAGGTGAAGATTATGATAGCTAAAGATCTAGGTGATAGAGAGATTGTAGATAAGGTTTTTTCAGTTGCAAAGAAAGCTAAAGAGGCTATGTTGGAGTATGGAGATAGTGTTATAGATGCAACAATAGGATCTCTATATGATGAGGAGGGAAAACTCGTTGTCTTGAATACAGCAATGGAGGTATATAGGGAGTTACCCCCTGAGGATATAACAGGATATGCTTCAAATTTTACTGGAACTCCAGAGTATAAGGAGAGTGTAAAAATCTCACTTTTTGGTAGAGATTATGAGAGTTTTTTATCAGAGCATCACTGTGAAGTGATTGCTACACCTGGTGGAAGTGGAGCTATCAGTACAAGTATTAGAAATTATCTAGGATATGGGGATACTATTTTATTGCCTAAATGGTTGTGGAGTCCGTACATTCTTATGGCTAAAGATAGAAAAGGAAGCTGTGAGTTTTATGAGATGTTCGATAATAAAAATGAGTTTGATATAGCTGATCTTAAAGAGAGAGTGGAAAGATTATCAAAAATACAGGAGAATGTGGTTTTGATAATCAATGATCCCTGCCAAAATCCAACTGGTTACCGTTTGACAATTGAAGAGTGGCAAAGAGTGAGAGAGATATTGGTAGATTGCTCTAAAAGAGCCAATGTGATTGTTATTGTGGATATTGCTTATATTGATTTTGATGACAGAGAGTTTGAGGAGAAAAGAGAGTTTTTAGAGATATTCAAAAATCTACCAGAGAGAGTTTTGACAATTTTTACATTTAGTCTTTCAAAATCATTAACTTGTTATGGTTTGAGAGTTGGGGCTCAAATTGCTTTAACTACATCAGAAACAGTAATTAAAGAGTTTGTTTCAGCTAACTCCTACACTTGCCGTGCCACTTGGTCAAATATATCAAGAGGTGGAATGGCAATGTTTAGTAAGCTTATCTCTGACAAAGAAAAAACTGAAAAATTGAGAGTTGAAAGAGAGCATTATAGGGAGCTTATAGCTCAAAGAGCAGAGATCTTTACAAGAGAGGCTAGAGAGTGCGGATTAGATATCTTACCATATGTAAGTGGATTCTTTTTAACTATTCCAACAGGAGAGTATACAGCTAAAATGGAGGAGTTATTAGAGAAAAATCACATCTATACAGTGGTATTGGATGAGGGGATAAGAATAGCTCTTTGTAGTGTTCCTAAGAGAAAGATAGAGGGATTGGCTTTTAAAATAAAAGAGCTTTTAGAGTGTGCAAAACAGAAATAGGGTAATAAAAAAGCTGTAGATTATCTCTACAGCTTAAATTATTTACTTATAACTCTTATTTGCTAAAGTATTTACCTTCGATATCCTCATAGTTATCAACTGAGTGCTCAGTACCTTGTACTTTTTTCATATCATATTTGATCTGCTCAGCTATGATAGATACATACTTAGCTAGAACTTCCTGCTTTTCTAATAATAATTTCTTCTGATCCTCATCAGTACCAGTTTTAAATTCTTCACTATTGATGAAGTTATTAAGTCTTTCTAATCTAGCTACTTCTGCTTCATACTCCTCTTTGATGTATTTTAGATTTTTTTCGATTCCCATAATAATCCTCCTTATAATAAAAAATCTTTTCCTTTAAAGTAAATTATTATACTATACCTCTATTATACACCCTTTTAGAAATTTTACAAGTAAATTATTAATTAATCAGCAAGTAATGCTCCTAATCTCTTTCCACCTAAGATGTGAAAATGTAGGTGGAATACCTCTTGTCCACCAAATTCATTACAATTTGTAATCACTCTATAACCATCTTCTGCAATTCCAAGATCTTTAGTTATTTTAGCAATGGCAAGATACATCTCTCCAATTATCTCTCTATCCTCTTCAGTAATGTGATTGATAGTAGGGATCTCTTTTTTAGGCACTACTAAAATATGTACAGGAGCAGCAGGGTTAATATCTTTAAAAGCGATAACTTTATCATTTTCAAAGACAATAGAAGCTGGGATCTCTCTATTTATTATTTTTGTAAAAATAGTTGCCATACAATCATCTCCATTAAATTTCTTCAATAGCGTTTATTCTGTTAAGATGTCTTCCACCGTCAAATTGAGTATTTAAGAAGATATCTACCATTTCAAGAGCAAGAACATCTCCTACTATTCTTCCACCCATAGCTAAAACATTAGCATCATTGTGCTCTCTTGTCAATCTAGCCATAGTTGTGTTTGTGCAAAGAGCTGCTCTTACACCTGGTACTTTGTTAGCAGAGATAGAGATTCCTATTCCTGTTCCACATACAACGATACCATAGTCAGCATCTTTATTTACAACAGCATGTCCAACAGCATGTCCAAACTTAGGATAATCAACAGAAGCAGTTGAGTTAGTTCCTAAATCTAATACTTCATACCCCTTTTCTAAAAGATGAGTTTTAATCTTCTCCTTTAATTCAAATCCACCGTGATCAGCACCTAAAGCTATTTTCATTTTTCCTCCTTAAAATTCTAAATATTTTTATTCAAACTTAATAAAAGGACTGACAAAAGCCAGTCCCATAATTAATTACTCACAATCATCTTCAAATCCGTGGAAATGAACATGTCCATGCTCTAATTCTTCAGCAGTAGCTTCTCTTACATCAGCTACTTGAACTTCAAATCTAAGATCTTTTCCAGCAAATGGGTGGTTTCCGTCAGCTACAACTACATCATCTTCGATAGATGTAATAACATATTGTTGTTCAGTTCCGTCATCCATATCAGCTATGAATTCCATTCCTTCATAAATATCATCAAACTCTACGAAATCCTCTTTGCTCATCTCTTCGATAAGCTCCTCATCATACTCTCCGTATCCTTCTTCTGGAGATATCATTATAGTTGTAGAGAATCCTTTCTCTTTTCCTTCAAGAATCTCTTCTACTTTTGGAACGAATTGTCCCTCACCATGAATATAGAAAAAAGGTCCTACATCATTTGTATCTTCTAAAAGCTCGTTATTAGCGTTGTCATAAACTTTAAACTCAAGAGTTACAACCTTATCTTTTGAAATTTTCATACCTTTCACCTCTTAATAATATAATAGTTCTACTAAAAGAATAACATAAATTTTAGAGTATGTCTATCTATTTATCAAAAACCCATATTATATTTAACTTTTTCTACATTTTTTTTATCAGTTAGAAGCTCAAGGAGTAAAAAAGCAGTTTCAATAGCGTTTTTAGGTGCCGAACAGGTGATGATATTATGATCTCGTACTAAAGGCTCTCTAACAGGGATAGCACCATAGTTTTTTAATTGGTTAAAGTATCTATCATTGTCATATAGATAAGTAGTAGCCTTTTTATCTCTGAGGATTCCAGCCTCTCCCAAAGGAATAACTCCAGTACATATTCCTACAATCAACTTATTATTTTCAAAAAAATGTTGTATAATATTCTTAAAGGAGCTTTTTTTCATATCTTCAAAATATCCCTTGAATCCAAAACCACCAGGGATCACAAGTGCATCATACTCATTTAGAGAGAGAGTTTCAAATTCTAAATTTATTTCAGGAATAATCTTTAAATTCCAAGTATTTGAGATTACATTGTGGAAGCCAGCTGTTTTTAAAAGAGTGTTCTTTTTTCCTACAATGTTGTTCCAGCCAAAAATATCAACAAAGGGAGATATCTCAAGTATTTCAGTCCCTTGTGAAATAAGTAGTAAAATTTTCTGCATAAATTTTCTCCTAAAAAAATAAAAATCATTGACTAATTTGTTAAAAAGCTTTACAATACATCAGTACAATAGAATTATACAATATAAGAATAAAAAAAAACAATAACCAAAGGAGGTAAGATGTCAAAGCTAGACCAAAATAAAACTCCATTATTTTCTGTATTGAAAGATGTATATGCTGGAAGAGATATGCTTCCATTCCATGTACCTGGACATAAGAGAGGAAAAGGAGTAGACAAAGAATTTTATGATTTTATGGGGAATGGACCTTTCTCCATAGATGTAACTATTTTTAAGATGGTAGATGGATTACACCAACCAAAAAGTTGTATAAAGGAAGCTCAAGAATTAGCAGCTGATGCTTACGGAGTAAAGAAAAGTTTCTTTGCTGTAAATGGAACATCTGGAGCTATCCAAGCAATGATTATGTCTGTTATTAAAGCAGGAGAGAAGATATTAGTTCCAAGAAACGTACATAAATCAGTATCTGCTGGAATAATATTAAGTGGTTCTGAACCAATTTATATGAATCCAGAAGTAGATGAGGAGTTAGGAATAGCCCACGGCGTTAGACCTCAAACTGTTGAGAATATGTTAAAGCAACACCCAGATATTAAGGCTGTTCTTATTATCAACCCTACTTATTATGGAGTGGCTACCGATATTAAAAAGATAGCTGAGATAGTTCACAGTTATGATATTCCATTAATAGTAGATGAGGCTCACGGACCACACCTACACTTCCATGATGAGTTACCAGTATCAGCTGTAGATTGTGGAGCAGATATCTGTACACAGAGTACACATAAGATAATAGGAGCAATGACTCAAATGTCACTTCTTCATGTAAACTCAGATAGAGTAGATGTAAATAGAGTTAAACAGATCTTAAGTTTACTTCATACTACATCACCTTCATATCCATTAATGGCTTCACTAGATTGTGCTAGAAGACAGATAGCGACTGAAGGTAAGGAGCTTTTAGACAAGGCTTTAAAATTAGCTAGACGTTTTAGAGCAGAGGTTAATAGAATTCCTGGAATGTCTTGTTTTGGAGAGGAGATAGTAGGAAGAGAGGGAGTATTTGCTTTTGATCCTACAAAGATAACAATAACTGCAAAAGAGTTAGGACTTACAGGTTCTGAATTAGAGAGTATCTTAACTGACGAGTATAACATACAGATGGAACTTTCAGATTTCTATAATGTATTAGGACTTGTTACAATTGGAGATACAGATGAGAGTATAGATAAGTTGATCAATGCTCTAAAGAGTATCAGTGAAAAATACTATGGAAAAGGAAATAAATTAAAGAGAGAATTCTTAAAAATGCCACCTATTCCAGAGCAAGTATTGATTCCAAGGGAAGCTTTCTACAGTGATAAGAATAAAGTTTTATTTGCTGAAAGTGAGGGAAAAATCTGTGGTGAGATGATAATGGCTTATCCACCAGGAATCCCTGTAATAACTCCAGGAGAGAGAATCTCTGCTGAGATTATAGATTATATCAACGACCTAAAAGATGCTCAGTTACATGTACAAGGAATGGAGGATCCAGAACTAGTATATATCAATGTAATTGAAGAGGAAGATGCTGTATATCTATACACTGAAAAAATGAAGAGCAAAATGTTTGGAGTTCCAATGAACTTAGGAGCTAATAAAGCTGGAATTGAGTTTGGACTAGACGTTCTTTGTGAAAACTATCCAGATACATTTGATGAGATGGAAGTTATCGAGATTGAAAAACAAAAAGAGAATTTCAACGAATGGAATTTAAAATATAAAAATACAATATTAGACACTTGTGAGAAATTAGCTTCTTCTGTAAATGAAGCTGTAAGAGATGGATATAGACCAATTATAATTGGAGGAGACCACTCAATAGCTCTAGGAAGTATATCAGGAGTATCATTGGAAAAAGAGATTGGAGTAGTGTGGATAGATGCTCACGGAGATATGAATACAGATGAGTCTACAATATCTGGAAATATCCACGGAATGCCACTAGCTCTATTACAAGGTGCTGGAGATAGAGATTTAGTAAACTGTTTCTATGAGGGTGCTAAGATAGATAGTAAAAATGTAGTAATACTAGGTGCTAGAGACTTAGACTTCAAAGAGAGAGAGGTTATTGATCAACTTGGAGTAAAAGTAATATACCATGATGAAGTATTACAAAAAGGATTGGATAGAGTGTTAGAAGAGATACAGGACTACTTAAAAGTAGACAATATCCATATCAGTTTTGACGTGGATTCTGTAAATCCAGAGTTTGCACCAGGAGTAAGTACTCCAGTAAGAAATGGATTTACTACTGATGAAGTATTCCAAACTTTCAAATTCCTATTTAAAAACTACTTTGTAACATCTGTTGATATTGTAGAATTTAACCCAGTAAATGATAAAAATAATAAAACACTAGATTTCGTAAATGAATTAACTGAGTATGTAGTTAATCCAGATTAATAGTATTTTAAAGGGGAAAGTAAAAAAATATTTTACTTATCCCCTTTTTTTTTCGCCTAAATAGAAGTATAATATAGTAAAGATATAGTACTTCTAAAGGTGGGGTGAGATATATGAAAAAAATGATTATACTGTTGATGCTTGTGTTCTCTGCACTGCTGTTGGCAGAGGAGAGATATATCTATGAAACAGTTCCAGTTACTCAAAAATTGGATAGTATAAGAGTTGTTAGAGTCTTAAATGGTGAGGATACAGGTCTGTATGGAATTATAGATCTAGATAATAACTTTTTGACAAAAACTAATAATATCTTAATCTCGCTTCAAGAAAATTACATATATTTAGTGGATATAGACTACAAAGAGGGTTTGATGACACTAGATGGAAAATGGATAGCTGAAATAGGTAAGTACAAGTACAAAGATAAACACTCAAGTATGTATATGAAGAGTGTAGGAAAGAGTACAAGAGAGTTTTTTATAGTATATTCAAAGGATAACGGTAGTTATAAGTATGGATATATAGATTACAATGGAGAGCTAGTAATCCCTATGGAGTATGATGAGGCACAGAACTTCAATGAAGGTTTGGCTG
Above is a window of Fusobacterium sp. SYSU M8D902 DNA encoding:
- a CDS encoding peptidylprolyl isomerase, which produces MKISKDKVVTLEFKVYDNANNELLEDTNDVGPFFYIHGEGQFVPKVEEILEGKEKGFSTTIMISPEEGYGEYDEELIEEMSKEDFVEFDDIYEGMEFIADMDDGTEQQYVITSIEDDVVVADGNHPFAGKDLRFEVQVADVREATAEELEHGHVHFHGFEDDCE
- a CDS encoding DJ-1/PfpI family protein encodes the protein MQKILLLISQGTEILEISPFVDIFGWNNIVGKKNTLLKTAGFHNVISNTWNLKIIPEINLEFETLSLNEYDALVIPGGFGFKGYFEDMKKSSFKNIIQHFFENNKLIVGICTGVIPLGEAGILRDKKATTYLYDNDRYFNQLKNYGAIPVREPLVRDHNIITCSAPKNAIETAFLLLELLTDKKNVEKVKYNMGF
- a CDS encoding aminotransferase class I/II-fold pyridoxal phosphate-dependent enzyme, whose product is MSKLDQNKTPLFSVLKDVYAGRDMLPFHVPGHKRGKGVDKEFYDFMGNGPFSIDVTIFKMVDGLHQPKSCIKEAQELAADAYGVKKSFFAVNGTSGAIQAMIMSVIKAGEKILVPRNVHKSVSAGIILSGSEPIYMNPEVDEELGIAHGVRPQTVENMLKQHPDIKAVLIINPTYYGVATDIKKIAEIVHSYDIPLIVDEAHGPHLHFHDELPVSAVDCGADICTQSTHKIIGAMTQMSLLHVNSDRVDVNRVKQILSLLHTTSPSYPLMASLDCARRQIATEGKELLDKALKLARRFRAEVNRIPGMSCFGEEIVGREGVFAFDPTKITITAKELGLTGSELESILTDEYNIQMELSDFYNVLGLVTIGDTDESIDKLINALKSISEKYYGKGNKLKREFLKMPPIPEQVLIPREAFYSDKNKVLFAESEGKICGEMIMAYPPGIPVITPGERISAEIIDYINDLKDAQLHVQGMEDPELVYINVIEEEDAVYLYTEKMKSKMFGVPMNLGANKAGIEFGLDVLCENYPDTFDEMEVIEIEKQKENFNEWNLKYKNTILDTCEKLASSVNEAVRDGYRPIIIGGDHSIALGSISGVSLEKEIGVVWIDAHGDMNTDESTISGNIHGMPLALLQGAGDRDLVNCFYEGAKIDSKNVVILGARDLDFKEREVIDQLGVKVIYHDEVLQKGLDRVLEEIQDYLKVDNIHISFDVDSVNPEFAPGVSTPVRNGFTTDEVFQTFKFLFKNYFVTSVDIVEFNPVNDKNNKTLDFVNELTEYVVNPD
- a CDS encoding WG repeat-containing protein gives rise to the protein MKKMIILLMLVFSALLLAEERYIYETVPVTQKLDSIRVVRVLNGEDTGLYGIIDLDNNFLTKTNNILISLQENYIYLVDIDYKEGLMTLDGKWIAEIGKYKYKDKHSSMYMKSVGKSTREFFIVYSKDNGSYKYGYIDYNGELVIPMEYDEAQNFNEGLAGVKSNGKWGFIDENGNVRIGFNFDSVSDFKDGMALVKLGDESYYIDKQGNRKIFKSLYKNVKGKIENIGFHIGEAFEKKLRIKEKTR